DNA sequence from the Thiobacillus sp. SCUT-2 genome:
TCCTCGCCGCACAGGCGGAACACCTTCTCGCGGATCAGCTCGGCGGCGAGCTGGCGCTCGGTCTGGTCGGTCACGTCGTCCTCGCCGAACAGCGGCGGGTTCTCGGGCAGATGCTTCTCGAGCGTCTTCAGCAGCTCCTCGAGATTGCTGCCCTGCTTGGCCGACACCGGCACGATCTCGGTGAACGCATGCGCCGCGGCGACCTCCTGCAGGTAGGCCATCAGGCCGGCGCGGTCCTTCGCATGGTCGATCTTGTTCACCACCAGGATCAGGGGACGGTCCTTCGGCAGGAGTTCCATGACCTGGCGGTCTTCGCGCGTCAGCCGCCCGGCCTCGACCAGCATCATCACCACGTCGGTGTCCGACAGCGTCTCGCGCACGCGCTTGTTCATCGCCCGGTTCATCGTGCTCGCGTGGCGCGTCTGGAAGCCCGGTGTGTCGACGAAGATGAACTGCGCCTCGTCGGTGGTGTGGATGCCCATCACGCGGTGGCGGGTCGTCTGCGCCTTCTTCGAGGTGATGCTGATCTTCTGCCCGACGATGCGGTTGAGCAGCGTCGACTTGCCGACGTTGGGGCGCCCGACGATGGCGATGAGGCCGCACTTGTACCCGCTCATTTCCGCACCTGGGCGCACGCCTGGCGCGCGGCCTCCTGCTCGGCGGCGCGGCGGCTCTTGCCGACGCCGCGCGTGCGCAACGCAGGCTTCGCGAGCACGCACTCGACGATGAAATCCTGGTCGTGCGCCTCGCCCTCGGTGCCGACCAGGCGGTATTCCGGCAGGGGCAGCCGGCGCGCCTGCAGCAATTCCTGAAGCTCCGTCTTGGGGTCCTTGCCCGACGCCTTCGGGTCGATGCGCGCCACCAGCGGATCGAACAGGCCGCGCACGACGCGTTGCGCCGCCTCGAAGCCGGCATCCAGGAAAACCGCCCCGAACAGCGACTCCAGCGCGTCGGCCAGGATCGAGGGCCGGCGGAAGCCGCCGCTCTTGAGCTCGCCCTCGCCGAGGCGCAGGCTGTCGCCAAGCCTCAGGTTCGTGGCGATCTCGGCGAGGGTTTCCTGGCGCACGAGATTGGCGCGCAGGCGCGACAGGCCGCCCTCGGGCAGATCGGGAAACGCGTCGTACAGCGCACGGGCGACGCTGCAGTTCAGCACCGAGTCGCCGAGGAACTCGAGGCGTTCGTTGTTGAGCGCGCCGAAACTGCGATGCGTCAGCGCCTGGGTCAGAAGGTCGGGACGGACGAAGGTATGGCCCAGCGCCCGTTGCAGACGCTGGTCGAGCAAGGCGTTATTCAACGTCGACGGGGGCCGCGTTGGGGTCGGAACTCGCATTGAAATCGACGACCAGGCTGACGTTGCCGAGCAGCTTGGTGCGGTAGGTGTAGTCGGCCGTGATCACGGGGACCGCACCGTGGCGATCGATGCTGAGGTCCTCGGGCTTGACGGCGGTGACATAACCCACCTGGGCGCGCTTGGCGAAGTCGAGGCGGATATCGGCGTTGCTCATGGATTTCAGCTCGGGCTCCTGCCCCATCGTGGCGAGGATCTTCTTCACCGAGAAGAATTCGATGTAGGCGGGGACCACCTTCATCGCAAGCATCGCCAGTGCAACCAGTACGATGGCGATGAACAGGAAGCCGATCATGGTCAGGCCGCGTTGTTGGGGGCGCATGGGGCGTACAGCGTGCATGTTCTCTCCTTATCGTATGGTCGTGCCGATGCGGTGGAAATCGTCGAAGTTCATCCAGACGAAGAAGGCCTTGCCGACGATGTTCCGGTCGGGAACGAAGCCCCAGTAACGGCTGTCGTTGCTCTCGTCGCGGTTGTCACCCATCATGAAGTACTTTCCGGCCGGAACCTTGCAGACGAAACCCTCGCCCTCGGCATTGTAGGAGCAGTTGTCGCGCGACGGAAAGTCCACCACCTGCGTCGGATAGACGGGGGGCTTGTCCGGCTCCACCATCATGGTGTGATTGGCGCCGTTTAGACGCTCCTTGTACACCGTCGCGGTGATGTAGTTGAGACCGTTGCCGACATAGCTGTAGGTCCCGCTGGCCGCGGCCGGGACGAGCTTGCCGTTGATGGTCAGCTTCTTGTCGCGGTATTCGACGATGTCGCCGGGCACGCCGATCACCCGCTTGATGTAGTCGAGGCTGGGGTCGCCCGGATAGCGGAACACCATGACGTCGCC
Encoded proteins:
- the era gene encoding GTPase Era, whose product is MSGYKCGLIAIVGRPNVGKSTLLNRIVGQKISITSKKAQTTRHRVMGIHTTDEAQFIFVDTPGFQTRHASTMNRAMNKRVRETLSDTDVVMMLVEAGRLTREDRQVMELLPKDRPLILVVNKIDHAKDRAGLMAYLQEVAAAHAFTEIVPVSAKQGSNLEELLKTLEKHLPENPPLFGEDDVTDQTERQLAAELIREKVFRLCGEEIPYAVAVTIDKFEEEGKLRRIFATILVDRDSHKAIVIGKGGEKLKTISTQARQDMERAFDSKVYLEVWVKVKGGWADDVRMLKTLGID
- the rnc gene encoding ribonuclease III, giving the protein MNNALLDQRLQRALGHTFVRPDLLTQALTHRSFGALNNERLEFLGDSVLNCSVARALYDAFPDLPEGGLSRLRANLVRQETLAEIATNLRLGDSLRLGEGELKSGGFRRPSILADALESLFGAVFLDAGFEAAQRVVRGLFDPLVARIDPKASGKDPKTELQELLQARRLPLPEYRLVGTEGEAHDQDFIVECVLAKPALRTRGVGKSRRAAEQEAARQACAQVRK
- a CDS encoding DUF4845 domain-containing protein; translation: MHAVRPMRPQQRGLTMIGFLFIAIVLVALAMLAMKVVPAYIEFFSVKKILATMGQEPELKSMSNADIRLDFAKRAQVGYVTAVKPEDLSIDRHGAVPVITADYTYRTKLLGNVSLVVDFNASSDPNAAPVDVE
- the lepB gene encoding signal peptidase I yields the protein MNFALILFVALVVTGAIWLLDVLFLRRGRDRDAKEPLLVEYAKSFFPVILVVFALRSFLVEPFKIPSGSMMPTLLVGDFILVNKFAYGIRLPVIDRKIIGVGEPQRGDVMVFRYPGDPSLDYIKRVIGVPGDIVEYRDKKLTINGKLVPAAASGTYSYVGNGLNYITATVYKERLNGANHTMMVEPDKPPVYPTQVVDFPSRDNCSYNAEGEGFVCKVPAGKYFMMGDNRDESNDSRYWGFVPDRNIVGKAFFVWMNFDDFHRIGTTIR